One part of the Lotus japonicus ecotype B-129 chromosome 2, LjGifu_v1.2 genome encodes these proteins:
- the LOC130740978 gene encoding uncharacterized protein LOC130740978, with product MKLSLKFHGDGTEEDQQHSTQIMTAKVPITVLNNPFISAVKATTTTANSESSEFSFSLSTNFPTGPSFKLAYSPTASSLPPFSLSLKSGLGTSGSPRHSPLTFSANLSLSLSPTTNTFTPVPSFFLHFKPQFGHFSLNKTVFSEPKSDPSTDPVSLPTAPQPDHRESQIGRKGFVVDGSSGWQELKLEPYDVVSERGLTEKNGAKHGLSPGVAVMARTVVPLTQGLSLNFRWGVNFPRNLVLKLPYLTVSKIGLERVVEEVKQSKQSQDSSDGDKQLLKGVCFWMKRDLENVEKENKEMKRVLEEMKVGVSTSYREASINGNVEKRLSPQLGEVSSEFQRWRSSKSDRQENEKKQQDKSQSVASDLEAELQKAIKAASS from the coding sequence ATGAAGCTATCTCTCAAGTTTCACGGCGATGGCACTGAAGAAGATCAACAACACAGCACCCAAATCATGACAGCAAAAGTACCCATCACTGTACTCAACAACCCCTTCATCTCCGCCGTCaaagcaaccaccaccaccgccaactCTGAATCCTCCGAGTTTTCCTTCTCACTCTCCACCAACTTCCCAACCGGTCCATCCTTCAAGCTCGCTTACTCCCCCACCGCCTCCTCTCTCCCCCCCTTCTCTCTCTCCCTCAAATCCGGTCTCGGTACTTCCGGTTCCCCTCGCCACTCCCCTCTCACCTTCTCCGCCAACCTCTCTCTTTCCCTCTCTCCGACCACCAACACCTTCACCCCTGTCCCGTCTTTCTTCCTTCACTTCAAACCCCAGTTCGGCCACTTCTCTCTCAACAAAACCGTCTTCTCTGAACCTAAATCCGACCCTAGCACCGACCCTGTTTCTCTCCCCACCGCGCCACAACCTGATCATCGTGAATCTCAAATTGGAAGAAAGGGGTTTGTGGTGGATGGATCATCTGGTTGGCAGGAACTGAAATTGGAGCCTTATGATGTTGTCTCTGAAAGGGGATTGACTGAGAAGAACGGTGCCAAACACGGGCTTTCGCCTGGCGTTGCGGTTATGGCGAGGACGGTGGTGCCATTGACACAAGGGCTGTCATTGAATTTTCGATGGGGTGTGAATTTTCCGAGGAATTTGGTGTTGAAATTGCCTTATTTGACTGTGAGCAAGATAGGGTTAGAGAGGGTTGTTGAGGAAGTGAAGCAGAGTAAGCAGAGCCAGGACAGTTCTGATGGAGATAAGCAGCTGTTGAAGGGTGTTTGCTTTTGGATGAAAAGGGATTTGGAGAATGTTGAGAAGGAAAATAAGGAGATGAAACGAGTTTTGGAGGAGATGAAAGTGGGGGTTTCCACGAGTTACCGTGAAGCAAGCATTAATGGAAACGTCGAGAAGAGGCTTTCGCCGCAATTGGGTGAAGTCTCTAGTGAGTTTCAGCGTTGGAGAAGCAGCAAGAGTGATAGACAGGAGAATGAGAAGAAGCAACAAGATAAGTCTCAAAGCGTAGCGAGTGATTTGGAAGCGGAATTGCAGAAAGCCATCAAGGCTGCTTCCTCATAG